A stretch of the Chelonoidis abingdonii isolate Lonesome George chromosome 11, CheloAbing_2.0, whole genome shotgun sequence genome encodes the following:
- the LOC116822430 gene encoding transmembrane protein 87A-like, whose translation MFNGSSISLQVLPKECSPGVTLNVTWYLRSSHCHNEVYMNEKRAETYLTNYKTELEPKSSGQYILHSYKPFNCSHAVPLELNVESFELPTQLDRLTNLQLATRVQRRGTADVQPKDAAKDAAGNPKSSAVKLAGPPDKNPEAAGKPSETQGEKLDPGEAGGAKKLKAGRQGKSELYAVAETWEDGPYVFILKIEGQSKDPKAASNWELTIDVRMKHPHYQYISASEWPLMAFYMAMCIVYVFYGVLWLGLLACYWRDILRIQFWIGGVILLGMLEKAVFYAEFQSIQSQGVSVQGAVIFAEVLCAVKRMLARVLVIIASLGYGIVKPRLGALLNRVVGVGLMYLLFSIIEGVLRVKSDQGSPVTLVCNILLAFVDSCIVLWILISLVQTMSSFDDAFWRFLFFIILLVIMFLWRPSANNQRYAFEGMKMRGAKNEANGILKGSRVDEDLKWVEENIPSSMADVVLPPLLDSDEEIVTTKFEMSKME comes from the exons ATGTTCAACGGCTCCTCAATCTCTCTCCAGG TGCTGCCGAAGGAGTGCTCCCCGGGGGTGACCCTGAACGTGACCTGGTACCTGCGGAGCTCCCATTGTCACAACGAAGTCTATATGAAC gAGAAGAGAGCAGAGACTTACCTGACAAATTACAAGACCGAGCTGGAGCCGAAGAGCTCTGGCCAATACATCCTACACTCGTATAAACCCTTCAACTGTAGCCACGCGGTCCCCCTCGAG CTGAATGTAGAGAGTTTTGAGCTGCCTACCCAGCTGGATCGCCTCACGAACTTGCAG CTGGCGACCAGGGTCCAGCGGCGCGGGACCGCGGATGTGCAGCCCAAGGATGCCGCCAAGGATGCCGCAGGGAATCCTAAGTCGTCTGCTGTCAAGTTGGCCGGTCCGCCTGACAAAAATCCAGAAGCAGCAGGGAAGCCGAGTGAGACCCAGGGAGAGAAACTGGACCCGGGAGAGGCTGGCGGAGCCAAGAAGTTAAAAGCAGGGAGGCAGGGCAAATCAGAG CTGTATGCCGTAGCTGAGACCTGGGAGGATGGGCCCTACGTGTTCATCCTGAAGATTGAGGGGCAGAGCAAGGACCCAAAAGCTGCCTCGAACTGGGAGCTCACAA TTGACGTCCGGATGAAGCACCCTCACTACCAGTACATCTCCGCCTCCGAGTGGCCGCTCATGGCG TTCTACATGGCCATGTGCATCGTATACGTGTTCTACGGGGTGCTGTggctggggctgctggcctgctacTGGCGGGACATCCTGCGCATCCAGTTTTGGATCGGGGGGGTCATCCTGCTGGGCATGCTGGAGAAGGCCGTCTTCTATGCCGAGTTCCAGAGCATCCAGAGCCAGGGGGTGTCTG TCCAAGGGGCCGTGATCTTTGCTGAAGTGCTGTGCGCCGTGAAGCGTATGCTGGCCCGCGTGCTGGTCATTATTGCCAGCCTGGGTTACGGCATTGTCAA GCCGCGGCTGGGTGCCCTGCTGAACCGGGTGGTGGGCGTGGGGCTGATGTACCTGCTCTTCTCCATCATTGAGGGTGTCCTGCGGGTGAAATCG gacCAGGGTAGCCCGGTCACCCTAGTGTGCAACATCTTGCTGGCCTTTGTCGATTCCTGCATCGTCTTGTGG ATCCTCATCAGCCTGGTACAGACCATGAGCTCT TTCGATGACGCCTTCTGGAGGTTCCTCTTCTTCATCATCCTGCTGGTGATTATGTTCCTGTGGAGGCCCTCGGCCAACAACCAAAG ATAC GCCTTTG AAGGGATGAAGATGAGGGGTGCAAAAAATGAAGCCAACGGGATCCTGAAAGGCAGCAGAGTG GATGAAGATTTGAAATGGGTGGAGGAAAACATCCCTTCGTCTATGGCTGACGT